The proteins below come from a single Natranaerofaba carboxydovora genomic window:
- a CDS encoding glycerol dehydratase reactivase beta/small subunit family protein: MWREEIREEYKWRAHFPSSIPAKSAMFDKAEDAKQLDLKVKELGKAEKGTKSDEVVIGISPAFGDKLSKSIKDVPHGTIVREIIAGLEEEGVSYRVVRVQYSADLGVIGNEAAKVSGSGFSIGILTKGTCLIHNKDQPPLGPIELYSVSPLLTLQNYRDIARNAGKYAKEETPSPVIQPYDGEAIGASFMGKAAVIHLTEAEYVDLDGDVIECEIEFEEK, translated from the coding sequence ATGTGGCGTGAGGAAATTAGAGAGGAATACAAATGGAGGGCACACTTCCCATCTTCAATTCCGGCTAAATCAGCAATGTTTGACAAAGCAGAAGATGCTAAACAGCTTGACTTAAAAGTAAAAGAGCTAGGCAAAGCAGAAAAAGGAACAAAATCAGACGAGGTTGTTATTGGAATTAGTCCGGCATTTGGAGATAAACTATCTAAAAGTATTAAGGATGTGCCTCATGGAACTATAGTGAGAGAAATAATAGCTGGATTAGAAGAAGAGGGAGTTAGTTATAGAGTGGTAAGGGTTCAATATTCTGCAGACTTAGGAGTTATTGGTAATGAAGCGGCAAAAGTTAGTGGCTCAGGTTTTTCGATAGGTATTTTGACTAAAGGGACATGTCTAATACACAACAAAGATCAGCCACCACTCGGTCCAATAGAGTTATATTCTGTTAGTCCACTTTTAACACTGCAAAATTATAGAGATATTGCTAGAAATGCAGGAAAATATGCTAAAGAGGAAACTCCAAGTCCAGTAATACAGCCATATGACGGTGAAGCAATCGGTGCATCTTTTATGGGCAAAGCTGCTGTTATACACTTGACAGAAGCAGAATATGTGGACTTAGACGGTGATGTTATAGAATGTGAAATCGAATTTGAAGAAAAGTAA
- a CDS encoding glycyl-radical enzyme activating protein gives MVFDIQRFSVHDGPGIRTVIFLKGCPLSCSWCSNPESQQYEQEIMFNPSLCIECKKCVGACSVKAISYDTVTRIDRDSCVNCKNCVEVCNSRALELAGYEATVEELLKEIAKDKIYYKRSKGGITLSGGEPLYQSDFAINLLNACKSKGWHTALETSGFVSQSSLKEAINFLDLLLFDIKSMDSTKIKEELNVSNQIILDNVQLAARKDVPIIIRKAIIPGFNDNEKDVKSTAKFARWLGKNVKGIDLLPYHRLGENKYRYLGKKYLLEGAKPPSNDKMQTFKKIIEEERVPVTIGGSGGFYLEL, from the coding sequence ATGGTTTTCGATATTCAAAGATTTTCTGTACATGATGGTCCAGGTATTCGTACCGTTATTTTTTTAAAAGGATGTCCGTTATCTTGCTCATGGTGCAGCAACCCAGAATCGCAGCAATATGAACAAGAGATAATGTTTAACCCAAGCCTTTGTATTGAATGTAAAAAGTGTGTTGGCGCTTGTTCAGTTAAAGCTATTAGTTATGATACAGTAACTAGAATAGATCGTGATAGCTGTGTGAACTGTAAAAATTGTGTTGAAGTATGCAATAGCAGAGCTTTAGAACTTGCAGGTTATGAAGCTACAGTAGAGGAGCTACTTAAAGAAATAGCTAAAGATAAAATTTATTATAAACGTTCAAAGGGTGGAATTACCCTTTCTGGAGGTGAACCGCTTTACCAGAGCGATTTTGCTATTAACTTGTTAAATGCATGCAAAAGTAAAGGTTGGCATACTGCGCTGGAAACTTCTGGATTTGTGTCTCAGAGCTCGTTAAAAGAAGCCATTAACTTTTTGGATTTATTATTATTTGATATTAAATCCATGGATTCAACAAAAATTAAAGAGGAACTTAATGTTTCTAATCAAATAATTTTGGATAATGTCCAATTAGCAGCAAGGAAAGATGTTCCTATTATCATAAGAAAAGCAATCATACCAGGGTTTAATGACAATGAAAAGGATGTTAAGTCTACTGCTAAGTTTGCTAGGTGGCTCGGAAAGAATGTAAAAGGGATAGATTTACTACCTTATCATAGACTTGGTGAAAACAAATATAGATATTTAGGGAAAAAGTACCTGTTAGAAGGGGCAAAACCACCTTCTAATGATAAGATGCAAACTTTTAAAAAAATAATTGAAGAAGAAAGAGTTCCTGTAACTATAGGTGGTAGTGGTGGTTTTTATTTGGAGTTATAA
- a CDS encoding iron-containing alcohol dehydrogenase yields MNNFTWLSPTQIIFGNDSIKSLEEVIQKYKAKNVSIITDQGIMGTDILEKVKKVIGKDIETNVFCELDGEPDTDDLKKCKQHVIENQSDVLIGLGGGSSIDVAKAVSVLVTNESIGLDQNNEIENLGLPTIMIPTTAGTGAELTKISIFSGDKVKLRLVHDYLYPNVAICDPKMTLSMPGSITTSTGMDALTHAIEAYTSVKANYLTDIIAFEAIKKIYFNIRTAYAKGENIIARENMLAGSLLAGMAFSNAGVGAVHAMAYPIGGSYHIPHGIANSLLLPHVLEANFNGIVEKLAVIGKTWGLRGDYTQIDIANKTVELIKNLSTSLDIPQRLRDFDIPEAELPELAKAASEITGLMQNNPSNLSQADLLKVYKNAY; encoded by the coding sequence ATGAATAATTTTACCTGGCTTTCACCAACACAAATTATATTCGGAAATGATTCCATTAAATCATTAGAAGAAGTAATTCAAAAATATAAAGCAAAAAACGTCTCAATAATTACCGACCAAGGAATAATGGGAACTGATATACTAGAGAAGGTCAAAAAAGTTATAGGGAAAGATATTGAGACAAACGTTTTCTGTGAGCTTGATGGGGAACCTGATACTGACGATTTGAAAAAATGTAAACAACACGTCATTGAAAATCAAAGCGATGTATTAATAGGCCTCGGGGGTGGGAGTTCGATTGATGTGGCTAAAGCTGTTTCAGTTCTAGTGACTAATGAATCAATTGGTTTAGACCAAAATAATGAAATAGAGAACTTAGGACTTCCTACTATAATGATACCTACTACAGCTGGCACAGGAGCAGAGCTTACCAAGATATCCATCTTCTCAGGAGATAAGGTCAAATTAAGGTTAGTCCATGATTATCTATATCCAAATGTGGCTATCTGTGATCCTAAAATGACCCTTAGTATGCCAGGCAGTATAACTACATCTACAGGTATGGATGCACTTACCCATGCTATTGAAGCTTACACCTCAGTTAAAGCCAACTATCTCACCGATATAATAGCCTTTGAAGCAATCAAAAAAATCTATTTTAATATACGCACAGCTTATGCAAAAGGAGAAAATATTATAGCCAGGGAGAATATGTTAGCAGGTAGCTTACTTGCTGGGATGGCTTTTTCAAATGCAGGGGTTGGTGCAGTGCATGCTATGGCATATCCGATAGGAGGGAGCTATCACATACCTCATGGTATAGCCAACTCTCTTTTGCTGCCTCACGTACTTGAGGCAAACTTTAATGGAATTGTTGAAAAGCTGGCAGTAATAGGAAAAACCTGGGGATTAAGAGGTGATTATACCCAAATAGATATAGCAAATAAAACCGTTGAATTAATTAAAAATCTGTCAACGTCACTGGATATACCCCAGCGTTTAAGAGACTTTGATATTCCTGAAGCAGAACTGCCTGAACTAGCTAAGGCTGCATCAGAAATTACCGGCCTTATGCAAAATAATCCAAGTAATTTGTCGCAGGCAGACTTACTAAAGGTTTACAAAAATGCCTATTAA
- a CDS encoding aldehyde ferredoxin oxidoreductase family protein, whose protein sequence is MSEKIVRINMSNLEVTEEKADEKYKLLGGRALTSTVIKEEVPADCNPLRKNNKIIIAPGLLTGTSAPASGRLSIGGKSPLTGTIKEANAGGICSQKLARLGIKALILEGQPKEDKIYTIKVTKDSIDLEEKYNFKNLGVYQLMDDVKETYGDKVGMLAIGPAGEMLMQTAGITNNDMDNEPSRYAARGGLGAVMGSKGVKAIIIDDTDAPKVEVKDEKTFKQARKKLQEAIKNHPVTSGALPSYGTAGTVDPINESGGLPTENFKFGQFEGASNVSGAKMAEIVEQRGGKGKMGHACHPGCTIRCSNIYPDKDGNVLCSPLEYETDWALGPNLKIDDLDIIAKLNRICNDVGIDTIETGCTIGVLMEAGVLSFGDGEGAIKALEEVGKGTPLGRIIGMGAVGAGNAYGITRVPSVKGQGMPAYDPRAMKGIGVTYATGAMGADHTFGYTIAPEIFKCGGDLDPLSTEGKVEASRDTQKLSAFIDSVGLCLFVTFATSDDKNGEEGIYEMINAMYGSDLDTEKAMEYGRDVLKLEREFNKEAGFTPVHDRLPEFMYDEELPPHNEVYNIPGDDLDKVHQ, encoded by the coding sequence ATGAGTGAAAAGATTGTTAGAATTAATATGTCTAATTTAGAGGTAACTGAAGAAAAAGCAGATGAAAAGTACAAGCTTTTAGGGGGGCGGGCATTAACATCTACGGTGATAAAAGAAGAAGTGCCGGCTGATTGTAATCCTTTACGGAAAAATAACAAAATTATAATAGCTCCGGGACTTCTTACAGGCACAAGTGCTCCTGCTTCTGGCAGGTTATCAATTGGAGGGAAAAGCCCTCTTACAGGAACAATAAAAGAAGCTAATGCCGGAGGTATCTGCAGCCAAAAGCTTGCAAGATTAGGAATCAAAGCTTTGATTTTAGAAGGTCAACCAAAAGAAGATAAAATATACACGATAAAAGTAACTAAAGACTCAATTGACCTTGAAGAAAAATATAACTTTAAAAACTTGGGTGTATATCAATTAATGGATGATGTAAAAGAGACTTATGGCGACAAAGTAGGAATGCTTGCCATAGGTCCAGCAGGTGAGATGCTAATGCAGACTGCTGGAATTACTAATAATGATATGGATAACGAGCCAAGCAGATATGCTGCAAGAGGTGGTCTTGGAGCAGTTATGGGTTCTAAAGGTGTCAAAGCAATAATCATTGATGATACCGACGCACCTAAAGTAGAAGTTAAAGATGAAAAAACATTCAAACAGGCTAGGAAAAAACTTCAAGAAGCTATTAAGAACCACCCGGTAACAAGTGGTGCTCTGCCATCTTATGGTACTGCCGGAACAGTTGATCCGATAAATGAATCAGGTGGACTCCCAACAGAAAATTTTAAATTTGGCCAATTTGAAGGCGCTTCTAATGTGTCAGGGGCAAAGATGGCTGAAATAGTTGAACAGCGTGGTGGTAAAGGCAAGATGGGACATGCCTGCCATCCTGGCTGTACTATTAGGTGTTCAAATATTTATCCAGATAAAGACGGCAACGTACTATGCTCACCGCTTGAATATGAGACTGATTGGGCTCTTGGTCCAAATCTAAAAATTGATGACTTAGACATCATAGCAAAACTAAACCGCATCTGTAATGACGTTGGAATAGATACCATAGAAACTGGTTGTACAATTGGAGTTTTGATGGAAGCAGGTGTTTTAAGTTTTGGAGATGGCGAAGGGGCAATAAAAGCTTTGGAGGAAGTAGGTAAAGGCACACCTCTAGGTAGGATAATCGGCATGGGAGCAGTTGGCGCAGGAAACGCTTACGGTATAACCAGAGTACCAAGTGTTAAAGGGCAGGGTATGCCTGCTTATGACCCAAGAGCAATGAAAGGTATTGGTGTAACTTATGCTACAGGTGCCATGGGAGCAGACCATACTTTCGGTTATACAATAGCTCCAGAAATATTTAAATGTGGAGGAGATCTTGATCCATTATCAACAGAAGGGAAAGTAGAAGCTTCTAGAGATACTCAGAAATTATCTGCTTTTATAGATAGTGTAGGCCTATGTTTGTTTGTAACTTTTGCTACCAGCGATGACAAAAATGGCGAAGAAGGGATCTACGAAATGATCAATGCCATGTATGGAAGCGACTTAGACACAGAAAAAGCAATGGAATATGGAAGAGACGTTTTAAAACTAGAAAGAGAATTTAACAAGGAGGCTGGCTTTACACCAGTTCATGACAGGCTGCCTGAATTTATGTATGATGAAGAGCTTCCACCTCACAATGAAGTTTATAATATTCCCGGTGATGATCTAGACAAAGTTCATCAGTAA
- a CDS encoding cob(I)yrinic acid a,c-diamide adenosyltransferase, giving the protein MVDQLSYKSFPKGHQGLKQVYYGYGKGKTTAALGSLLRASGRGYKSCIIQFLKSSRFYGEIKSLNNLGVDIYQYGRQCRYDTLITQDEMKCVGCGECFVSSENCTDEDKKVFDMGLKRAMKFLESEEYFLLVLDEILDLVQLKILSVGEIKSLISIKTNTELIMTGHDVPDEITEDVDLITEMKSVKHPFEKGIEARRGIEF; this is encoded by the coding sequence ATTGTTGATCAACTTTCCTACAAAAGTTTTCCAAAAGGACATCAGGGATTAAAGCAAGTATATTACGGATATGGTAAAGGAAAAACAACTGCAGCTCTTGGATCTTTATTAAGAGCATCAGGGCGCGGATATAAATCTTGTATAATTCAATTTCTAAAAAGCAGCCGTTTTTATGGCGAAATAAAATCCTTGAATAATTTAGGTGTTGATATCTATCAATATGGGAGACAATGCAGGTACGATACTCTCATAACTCAGGACGAGATGAAATGTGTTGGATGTGGAGAATGTTTTGTAAGCAGTGAAAATTGTACTGATGAAGATAAAAAAGTTTTTGATATGGGACTAAAAAGAGCTATGAAATTTTTGGAATCAGAAGAATATTTTTTACTTGTATTAGATGAAATACTAGATCTTGTTCAGTTGAAAATTTTATCAGTGGGAGAGATCAAATCATTAATCTCAATCAAAACAAATACAGAACTGATTATGACAGGTCATGATGTTCCGGATGAAATTACTGAAGATGTTGACCTAATAACCGAGATGAAATCAGTAAAACATCCATTTGAAAAAGGCATAGAAGCTAGAAGGGGAATAGAATTCTAA
- a CDS encoding propanediol/glycerol family dehydratase large subunit: MAKSLRYKFYDTQRQLALDGLAQEMPEKGLIAMDGPNDPDPSLKIENGVVVEMDGKKREEFDMIDLFIADYAIDQSIAEEVMEMDSLEISRWLVDINVPRQEIINYVYGMTPAKANEVLNNLDVVEMIMAGHKMRARKTPSIQSHITNRKDDPLQLAVDAASAGQHGFTELETTVGMGKFAPSNALAILIGSQVGRPGTLTQCAVEESLELTLGMRGLTSYAETVSNYGTERVFVDGDDTPWSKAFLGASYASRGLKLRFTSGTGAECVMGYSEGKSMLYLEIRCIMMTRATGIQGIQNGGISCVCMAGSVAGGFRALMAENLFTMMNDLEVVSGNDYQVSNSDMRRTARLLPQFLAGTDFIFSGYSFMPAYDDMFTSSSWNGEDLDEYITMQRDLRVDGGVKPVDEDEFIALRRKAGKVIKDVCDELGLPPFTDEAIEKCAIAFGSKETAPREATDNIKAADIIMDQKITGLDIVKALAKRGHEDVANNVLNMLKQRISGDYLQTSAILDENFEPRTAVNDANDYQGPGTGYRVEGKKWDEIKNIRQALKAEDLF, encoded by the coding sequence ATGGCAAAAAGTTTGAGATACAAATTTTATGATACTCAAAGACAGCTGGCTTTGGATGGCCTTGCCCAGGAAATGCCCGAAAAAGGGCTAATTGCAATGGATGGACCTAACGATCCAGATCCAAGTCTGAAAATTGAGAATGGCGTAGTAGTAGAAATGGACGGCAAGAAAAGAGAAGAATTTGATATGATTGATCTATTCATAGCTGATTACGCAATCGATCAAAGTATAGCTGAAGAAGTAATGGAAATGGATTCTTTAGAAATATCGAGATGGCTTGTTGACATTAACGTACCTCGTCAAGAAATTATAAATTATGTTTATGGTATGACTCCAGCTAAAGCCAATGAAGTATTAAATAACCTTGATGTGGTTGAGATGATCATGGCTGGTCATAAGATGAGAGCAAGGAAGACACCATCTATCCAGTCCCATATAACAAATAGAAAAGATGATCCGTTGCAACTAGCAGTAGATGCAGCTAGTGCCGGGCAGCACGGGTTTACTGAGTTAGAGACTACTGTAGGTATGGGTAAGTTTGCTCCAAGTAATGCATTAGCTATTTTAATAGGTTCTCAAGTTGGAAGACCTGGTACCCTTACTCAGTGTGCTGTTGAAGAATCACTAGAGCTAACCCTTGGTATGAGGGGGCTTACTTCTTATGCTGAGACTGTATCAAATTATGGAACTGAAAGAGTTTTCGTAGATGGTGATGATACTCCATGGTCAAAGGCTTTTCTAGGGGCTTCTTATGCCTCAAGAGGGCTTAAGCTTCGCTTCACTTCAGGTACTGGTGCAGAATGTGTGATGGGCTACTCAGAAGGAAAATCAATGCTTTATCTAGAGATTCGCTGTATTATGATGACTAGAGCTACAGGTATACAGGGGATCCAAAATGGTGGTATCAGTTGTGTATGTATGGCTGGTTCTGTTGCAGGTGGGTTTAGGGCTTTGATGGCAGAGAACTTATTTACGATGATGAATGACCTAGAAGTTGTATCCGGGAATGACTATCAGGTATCAAATTCAGATATGAGACGTACTGCTAGATTACTTCCACAGTTCCTGGCAGGGACAGACTTTATTTTCTCAGGTTATTCATTCATGCCAGCTTATGACGACATGTTTACTTCTTCAAGTTGGAACGGTGAAGATTTGGATGAGTATATAACTATGCAAAGGGACTTGAGGGTTGATGGTGGAGTTAAGCCTGTAGATGAGGATGAGTTCATAGCTCTGAGAAGAAAAGCGGGTAAAGTTATTAAAGATGTATGTGATGAATTAGGTCTGCCGCCTTTCACAGATGAAGCCATTGAAAAATGTGCCATAGCTTTTGGTTCAAAAGAGACAGCTCCAAGAGAAGCAACAGATAATATTAAAGCTGCAGACATTATTATGGACCAAAAAATCACTGGACTTGACATTGTTAAAGCACTAGCAAAACGAGGTCATGAAGATGTTGCAAATAACGTTCTAAACATGCTTAAACAGCGTATTTCCGGGGATTATCTACAGACATCAGCTATATTAGACGAAAACTTTGAACCAAGAACAGCTGTTAATGATGCTAACGACTATCAAGGACCTGGAACGGGCTATAGAGTAGAAGGCAAAAAATGGGATGAGATTAAAAATATTAGACAGGCATTAAAGGCTGAAGATCTGTTTTAG
- a CDS encoding GlcG/HbpS family heme-binding protein, with the protein MRILDITAEKAFEIIEKASKKAKEINVPMVIAVVDSAGHLKAFKRMDDAILASIDIAANKAFTAAACKAKTEDLSELANPGGELFGINTTNNGRIVTFGGGIPLAKDGEIIGAIGVSGGSVEEDVTVAKAGVEAL; encoded by the coding sequence GTGAGAATTTTGGATATTACTGCTGAAAAAGCGTTTGAAATTATAGAAAAGGCAAGTAAAAAAGCCAAAGAAATAAATGTCCCAATGGTTATCGCTGTAGTTGATAGCGCAGGGCATCTAAAGGCTTTTAAAAGAATGGACGATGCAATCCTTGCTAGCATTGATATAGCAGCAAATAAAGCATTCACAGCAGCTGCATGCAAAGCAAAGACAGAAGACCTAAGTGAGTTAGCAAACCCGGGTGGCGAGTTATTTGGGATTAATACAACCAACAATGGTAGAATTGTAACTTTTGGTGGAGGAATCCCTTTGGCAAAAGACGGTGAAATTATTGGTGCAATAGGAGTTAGTGGTGGCTCTGTAGAAGAGGATGTTACAGTTGCAAAAGCGGGAGTTGAAGCTTTGTAA
- a CDS encoding diol dehydratase small subunit, with translation MPKLDPKKDFPLGTKRKDLVTTPSGSGIDEITLQAVLEGKIKFEDLRITPETLEYQAQVAEACNRKWFAENLRRAAELTKLPDERLLEIYEALRPYRSTKEELIEIAKELEEKYEANNNASLIRQAAEVYETRKLLKRR, from the coding sequence ATGCCAAAGCTAGATCCGAAAAAGGATTTCCCATTGGGTACAAAAAGAAAAGATTTGGTTACAACTCCATCAGGGAGCGGTATAGATGAGATAACACTTCAAGCTGTGCTAGAAGGTAAGATTAAATTTGAGGATCTTAGAATAACGCCTGAAACTCTTGAATACCAAGCACAAGTAGCTGAAGCCTGTAACAGAAAGTGGTTTGCAGAGAACCTAAGAAGAGCTGCAGAGCTGACGAAACTTCCAGATGAGCGCTTGTTAGAAATATATGAAGCACTTCGTCCTTACAGGTCTACTAAAGAAGAGTTAATTGAAATAGCAAAAGAACTTGAAGAAAAATATGAGGCAAATAATAATGCAAGTCTGATACGCCAGGCAGCTGAGGTTTATGAAACAAGAAAGTTATTAAAGAGAAGATAA
- a CDS encoding sigma 54-interacting transcriptional regulator — protein sequence MSDSNYRQNNNKLYKNILDSIYNGVLVINCEGTIIFFNEGAENILQIKQEKAIEKKINEVMPYSTLLKRLEEGTDYLGERIKIGEKEIMSNQSLIENDGKIIGAVSVFQDISHIQKHLEWNQMLADILRASYDGIYITDANGYTVYVNEGYEKITGLKGFEVIGKHMEDLVKAGYISESVSLLALKEKKTKTIMQKIEKTGKEVIVTGNPIFDSKGNITQVVTNVRDITELSYYKKELEKEHEKTIKFSSEVDRLRSIKNAKAKAIGKSKAFNKTMEIISRIANTNSTVLLTGESGTGKEVFAKMLHEISNRKDKPYIRVNCGAIPESLIESELFGYESGSFTGALKKGKAGYFELAHEGTILLDEISEIPFHLQVKILRVLQEKEVNRIGSDTPRQINVRVIASTNKDLKKLADENRFRDDLFYRLNVIPIKIPPLRDRKEDILPLTLHFLDKYNNKHGLNKTISREVLDLFYNYDWPGNVRELENTIERLILLSEKELVKLHDVPLELKNALEGKDSNEFKSLKDEVRKYEIRLIKQAIQNSSSLSDAARKLNIDRTTLSKKMGKYSLK from the coding sequence ATGAGTGACAGTAATTATAGGCAAAATAACAATAAATTATATAAAAATATCTTAGATAGCATATATAATGGTGTACTGGTAATTAACTGTGAAGGCACAATAATTTTTTTCAATGAAGGTGCCGAAAATATACTTCAAATTAAACAAGAAAAAGCTATAGAAAAAAAAATTAATGAAGTTATGCCTTATTCCACATTACTCAAAAGACTAGAAGAAGGTACTGATTACCTTGGCGAAAGAATAAAGATTGGCGAAAAAGAAATAATGTCTAATCAAAGTTTAATTGAAAATGATGGTAAAATCATCGGTGCTGTTTCAGTGTTTCAAGACATATCCCATATACAAAAACATTTAGAGTGGAATCAAATGCTTGCAGACATTTTAAGGGCTTCATACGACGGAATTTATATTACCGATGCAAACGGGTATACAGTATATGTAAATGAGGGATATGAGAAAATCACCGGTCTAAAAGGCTTTGAAGTTATAGGAAAACACATGGAAGATTTAGTGAAGGCAGGATATATCAGTGAATCAGTTTCTTTGCTTGCTTTGAAAGAAAAAAAAACCAAAACTATAATGCAAAAAATCGAAAAAACAGGCAAGGAAGTTATTGTAACAGGCAACCCGATCTTTGATTCAAAAGGAAATATAACTCAAGTAGTAACAAACGTGAGAGATATCACAGAATTAAGTTATTACAAAAAAGAATTAGAAAAAGAACATGAAAAAACAATTAAGTTTAGTTCTGAAGTTGACAGGCTAAGATCAATTAAAAATGCCAAAGCAAAGGCTATTGGTAAAAGTAAGGCTTTTAATAAAACCATGGAAATCATTTCAAGAATTGCAAATACTAATTCTACAGTATTATTGACAGGTGAGTCAGGAACTGGAAAAGAAGTTTTCGCAAAAATGTTACATGAAATAAGCAATAGAAAAGACAAGCCTTATATTAGGGTTAATTGTGGTGCTATACCGGAATCACTAATAGAGTCAGAACTGTTTGGATACGAATCCGGCTCTTTCACTGGTGCGTTAAAAAAGGGGAAAGCTGGTTATTTTGAACTTGCTCATGAAGGAACTATTTTATTAGATGAAATAAGTGAAATACCTTTTCACCTTCAGGTTAAAATTTTGAGAGTTTTACAGGAAAAAGAAGTTAATAGAATAGGAAGTGACACTCCACGTCAGATCAATGTGCGTGTTATTGCTTCCACTAACAAAGATTTAAAAAAGTTAGCCGATGAAAACAGATTTAGGGATGATTTATTCTACAGACTGAATGTTATACCTATAAAAATCCCACCTTTGAGAGACAGAAAGGAGGATATCCTCCCTTTAACCCTACATTTCTTAGATAAATACAATAATAAACATGGTTTAAACAAAACAATATCTAGAGAGGTTTTAGATTTATTTTACAATTATGACTGGCCTGGTAATGTTAGAGAACTTGAAAACACTATTGAAAGACTTATACTTTTAAGCGAAAAAGAACTAGTAAAACTTCATGATGTGCCTTTGGAATTAAAAAATGCTTTAGAAGGCAAGGATAGTAATGAATTTAAAAGTTTAAAAGATGAGGTGCGAAAATATGAAATTAGGTTAATAAAACAAGCTATCCAAAATAGCAGCAGTCTATCTGACGCTGCTAGAAAACTAAATATTGATAGGACAACTTTATCGAAGAAAATGGGTAAATATAGTTTAAAATAA
- a CDS encoding MIP/aquaporin family protein gives MNDKGLMRECIAEFIGTAILLAFGSSAVITWMILGEVGTYWEMSLIWGLAVAFAVYTCGGVSGAHINPAVTVPLAIFNKFPWKKVPYYIVSQVAGAFAGAAFTFSMYFHIVADHEAQNNIVRGGPESVETASIWSTYNHAGASFMHAIWIEVLLTMILVFVIFAVIDTLNISAPQGGHAAIIIGLTVAAIGGAWGPLTGFAINPARDLGPKIFKFFAGWGEVALPGPDFYFIVPIIGPIIGGILGAFIWTCILKPYFLTDAETAPEEAVEDIDKEGELT, from the coding sequence ATGAATGATAAAGGTTTAATGCGTGAGTGTATTGCCGAGTTTATTGGGACCGCTATACTTTTGGCATTTGGAAGCTCTGCAGTTATTACCTGGATGATACTTGGTGAAGTAGGAACCTACTGGGAGATGTCCCTGATATGGGGTCTCGCAGTGGCCTTTGCAGTCTATACATGCGGTGGGGTGTCAGGTGCTCATATTAATCCAGCAGTAACTGTTCCCCTTGCAATATTTAATAAATTTCCCTGGAAGAAAGTTCCTTATTACATTGTGTCTCAGGTTGCAGGTGCCTTTGCAGGGGCTGCATTTACTTTTAGCATGTACTTTCACATTGTTGCAGATCATGAAGCGCAAAACAATATAGTTAGAGGTGGGCCAGAAAGCGTCGAAACTGCCTCTATCTGGTCAACTTATAATCACGCTGGTGCAAGCTTTATGCATGCAATTTGGATAGAAGTTCTTTTAACAATGATATTAGTTTTTGTTATTTTTGCGGTAATAGATACTTTAAACATTTCAGCACCTCAAGGTGGTCATGCAGCAATTATAATCGGTTTAACAGTTGCAGCTATTGGTGGTGCCTGGGGTCCACTAACTGGATTTGCAATTAACCCTGCAAGAGACCTTGGACCAAAGATTTTTAAATTCTTTGCAGGCTGGGGTGAAGTTGCCCTGCCAGGGCCAGATTTTTATTTTATAGTACCAATAATTGGGCCTATCATTGGTGGGATTTTAGGGGCTTTTATTTGGACATGCATATTAAAGCCATATTTCTTGACAGATGCAGAGACAGCTCCAGAAGAAGCAGTTGAGGATATTGATAAAGAAGGTGAATTAACTTAA